Proteins co-encoded in one Schistocerca cancellata isolate TAMUIC-IGC-003103 chromosome 5, iqSchCanc2.1, whole genome shotgun sequence genomic window:
- the LOC126188920 gene encoding ATP-dependent RNA helicase WM6 — MADNDDLLDYEDEEQPEQTIVEGSGDTQPSKKEVKGTYVSIHSSGFRDFLLKPEILRAIVDCGFEHPSEVQHECIPQAVLGMDILCQAKSGMGKTAVFVLATLQQLEPTENQVYVLVMCHTRELAFQISKEYERFSKYMPQTKVGVFFGGLPIQKDEAELKNNVPHIVVGTPGRILALVRSKKLNLKHLKHFILDECDKMLELLDMRRDVQEIFRNTPHGKQVMMFSATLSKEIRPVCKKFMQDPMEVYVDDEAKLTLHGLQQHYVKLKENEKNKKLFELLDILEFNQVVIFVKSVQRCMALAQLLIEQNFPAIAIHRGMLQEERLSRYQQFKDFQKRILVATNLFGRGMDIERVNIVFNYDMPENSDTYLHRVARAGRFGTKGLAITFVSDESDAKILNDVQDRFDVNITELPDEIDLSSYIEGR, encoded by the exons ATGGCTGATAATGATGACCTTTTGGACTATGAAGATGAGGAGCAGCCTGAGCAGACTATTGTGGAAGGATCAGGAGATACTCAGCCATCCAAGAAGGAAGTGAAGGGAACGTATGTGTCAATTCACAGTTCTGGATTCAGAGATTTCCTGCTGAAACCAGAGATTTTGAGAGCAATTGTAGATTGTGGTTTTGAACATCCATCAGAGG TGCAGCATGAGTGCATTCCACAGGCTGTACTTGGGATGGATATTTTATGCCAAGCAAAATCTGGAATGGGGAAAACAGCTGTATTTGTCTTGGCAACTTTGCAGCAACTGGAACCAACAGAAAATCAAGTGTATGTTTTGGTCATGTGTCACACTCGAGAACTGGCCTTCCAGATCAGCAAAGAGTATGAACGCTTTTCAAAGTACATGCCACAAACAAAG GTTGGTGTGTTTTTCGGTGGCCTTCCTATTCAAAAGGATGAGGCAGAATTGAAGAACAATGTTCCACACATAGTTGTAGGAACTCCTGGACGTATTTTGGCATTAGTTCGTTCAAAGAAGCTAAACTTGAAACATctgaagcacttcattcttgatgaaTGTGATAAAATGCTTGAATTACTTG atatGAGGAGAGATGTCCAAGAGATCTTTCGCAACACTCCTCATGGGAAACAAGTTATGATGTTCAGCGCAACGTTAAGCAAGGAGATACGGCCAGTGTGCAAGAAATTTATGCAAGAT CCGATGGAGGTATACGTGGATGATGAAGCCAAGTTAACCCTACATGGTTTGCAACAGCATTATGTGAAgctcaaagaaaatgaaaaaaataagaagctCTTTGAACTGCTTGACATATTAGAATTTAATCAG GTTGTGATATTTGTGAAATCAGTACAGCGGTGTATGGCCCTTGCACAACTGTTGATAGAGCAGAATTTTCCAGCCATAGCCATTCATAGAGGAATGCTGCAGGAAGAGCGACTCTCAAGGTATCAGCAGTTCAAGGATTTTCAAAAG AGAATTTTGGTGGCAACAAACCTTTTTGGTCGAGGTATGGATATTGAAAGAGTGAACATTGTTTTCAATTACGACATGCCAGAGAATTCGGACACTTACTTGCACAGAGTTGCTCGTGCTGGACGATTTGGTACCAAA GGTTTGGCAATTACATTTGTAAGTGATGAATCTGATGccaagatactaaatgatgttcaagatCGTTTTGATGTGAACATTACAGAATTACCTGATGAAATTGACCTTTCATCATACA ttgAAGGTCGATGA